A single region of the Podospora pseudopauciseta strain CBS 411.78 chromosome 1, whole genome shotgun sequence genome encodes:
- a CDS encoding hypothetical protein (COG:S; EggNog:ENOG503P38V) → MASMLEALHPYPQDRLHLRLHRARSVVLTSQELVEIRAAQRTFEGAYMRTALSQFSFALVILKIFTSEFYPIGALFACYGTAIMLVAIYRRYEGNRQFFDSVESEDESSSGEENDPATPTGLTVRGRRRTLVVKKKFRTSGNSVALLVLLSFMCYVALMVLLWKLTG, encoded by the exons ATGGCGTCCATGCTCGAG GCCCTCCATCCTTACCCCCAGGACCGACTCCATCTGCGTCTTCACCGCGCACGATCAGTCGTGCTGACGAGTCAAGA GCTGGTGGAAATCCGCGCTGCCCAACGAACCTTTGAGGGTGCCTATATGCGCACGGCTCTATCACAGTTCTCCTTTGCGCTAGTCATCCTCAAGATTTTCACCTCGGAGTTCTACCCCATAGGAGCCTTATTCGCTTGTTATGGTACGGCTATCATGCTAGTCGCCATCTACCGGCGGTACGAAGGCAACCGTCAGTTCTTTGATTCGGTCGAGAGCGAAGACGAAAGTAGTAGCGGCGAAGAAAACGATccagcaaccccaacagGCCTTACCGTACGGGGGCGAAGAAGGACCCTCGTTGTCAAGAAGAAATTCCGGACCAGCGGTAACAGCGTGGCGTTGCTCGTTTTGTTGAGCTTCATGTGCTACGTTgcgttgatggtgttgttgtggaaGCTCACAGGTTGA
- a CDS encoding hypothetical protein (EggNog:ENOG503P0BA; COG:H): protein MVYRLGCRVAPAEVGIFGWEINMNSEKLYMALSGGVQIFKGLISSSSPTLGRHTSNQLLFHHHSVNFVIMARPGILLRFSERRHRRGSSLNGHIKPADATSPVTTPTPRPVTREKSWKHRSLGSITSIFHGHSQAPQNVYEKPVEVIRQEEYPHMNNGTYLDHSGTTIYAASTVTRFSHKMLNNLYGNPHSENKPAKVSGDMVDEIRLKALRFLGADPEHFDLVFTANATAAIKLVADSFRDLAEQTRSGSFWYGYHRDAHTSLVGVREFTRNGEHHVFAHDQDVEAWLEHPGAYHRAIDRVSSLGLFAWPGQSNLTGRRLPLEWAGRVRRLREIQGTYTLLDAAALAMTCDMTRVFGDPSQAPDFTCVSFYKIFGFPDLGGLIVRKDSGHILTLRKYFGGGTVTMVKTLGGGPVWHISKGAEMTEEGGLHDGLEDGTLPFHSILALGEAIEVQRDLYGNMENVSRHVTGLVVRLYEGLRGLRHGNGGEVVRVYEEGGEEVTGYGDSRRQGGTVAFNVFGEDGGVVSYDRVEGLANERGIYVRSGGICCPGGIFTALQYEPWQLNRAKSAGHRCGPHGLGVINDLPTGVVRASLGAMSTTKDVDTLIEFLREMFVTPTTTRKRGHRRKNSNNSTISNSSVGSVGSVAFEPKPAETFAVQAPPRVTSGCCSLS, encoded by the exons ATGGTGTATCGTCTCGGCTGTCGTGTCGCCCCGGCAGAGGTGGGCATCTTCGGGTGGGAGATCAACATGAACTCGGAGAAACTTTACATGGCACTATCAGGGGGTGTACAAATATTTAAAGGGTTgatctcgtcctcgtcccccACACTAGGTCGGCACACGTCCAACCAACTTCTCTTTCACCATCATAGTGTGAATTTCGTCATTATGGCTCGTCCTGGTATTCTTTTGCGCTTTTCTGAGAGGAGGCACCGTAGGGGTTCGAGCCTCAACGGACATATCAAGCCGGCGGACGCCACCAGTCCAGTCACTACACCAACACCTAGACCAGTCACACGAGAAAAATCCTGGAAGCATCGGTCTTTGGGGTCTATCACAT CCATCTTCCATGGGCACAGCCAGGCGCCACAGAATGTCTATGAAAAGCCTGTTGAGGTTATCAGACAGGAGGAGTACCCTCACATGAACAATG GAACCTACCTCGACCACTCGGGCACAACCATCTACGCCGCCTCAACGGTGACCCGCTTCTCCCACAAAATGCTCAACAATCTCTACGGCAACCCCCATTCAGAAAACAAGCCGGCCAAAGTTTCAGGAGACATGGTCGACGAGATCCGCCTCAAGGCGTTGCGCTTCCTCGGCGCAGACCCAGAGCACTTTGACCTGGTCTTCACCGCCAACGCCACGGCCGCTATCAAGCTCGTGGCGGACTCGTTCCGGGATCTGGCCGAGCAGACGCGCTCCGGCTCTTTTTGGTATGGCTACCACAGGGATGCTCATACCTCTCTTGTTGGCGTGAGGGAGTTCACCCGCAACGGCGAGCACCACGTCTTTGCGCACGATCAGGATGTGGAAGCCTGGCTTGAGCACCCTGGGGCTTACCACAGGGCGATTGACAGGGTGAGCAGCCTGGGCTTGTTCGCCTGGCCGGGCCAGTCGAATTTGACGGGGAGGAGACTGCCGCTCGAGTGGGCTGGGCGGGTTAGGAGATTGAGGGAGATTCAGGGGACGTATACGCTACTAGATGCGGCCGCGCTGGCGATGACATGTGATATGACGCGGGTGTTTGGTGACCCGTCTCAAGCACCGGATTTTACTTGTGTGAGCTTTTACAAGATTTTTGGCTTTCCGGAtcttggggggttgattgtCAGGAAGGACTCGGGGCATATCTTGACGTTGAGGAAGtattttgggggagggacgGTTACCATGGTGAAGACGTTGGGTGGTGGACCGGTGTGGCATATTTCCAAGGGGGCGGAGATGACAGAGGAGGGCGGGTTGCatgatgggttggaggatgggaCGTTGCCGTTTCATAGTATTTTGGCGCTGGGGGAGGCGATTGAGGTGCAGAGGGATTTGTATGGGAATATGGAGAATGTGTCGAGGCATGtgacggggttggtggtAAGGTTGTatgaggggttgaggggttTGAGgcatgggaatgggggggaggtggtgagggtttatgaggaggggggtgaggaggtaaCGGGGTATGGGGATTCGAGGAGGCAGGGGGGGACGGTGGCGTTTAatgtttttggggaggatgggggggtggtgagttATGAtcgggtggaggggttggcgaaCGAGAGGGGGATTTATGTTaggagtggtg GGATTTGTTGTCCTGGTGGGATTTTTACTGCGTTGCAGTATGAGCCGTGGCAGTTGAATAGGGCCAAATCGGCTGGGCATCGGTGTG GTCCCCATGGTTTAGGTGTAATCAATGATCTCCCGACAGG CGTTGTACGAGCGAGCCTCGGAGCAATGAGCACAACCAAAGATGTCGACACACTCATCGAGTTCCTACGAGAGATGTTTGTCACTCCGACTACAACACGAAAACGAGGTCACAGGCGCAAGAACAGCAACAATAGCACTATCAGCAACTCTTCTGTAGGGTCTGTAGGGTCAGTAGCGTTTGAGCCCAAGCCTGCTGAGACGTTTGCGGTGCAGGCGCCTCCACGGGTTACTTCGGGGTGCTGCTCCCTTTCATGA
- a CDS encoding hypothetical protein (EggNog:ENOG503P0Y6; BUSCO:EOG09262V9N; COG:U), which produces MFNALNRFISRLDGDAPPQARETHSGFGFQVLRNTNLELSIEPWFDYVVGINGRMIESSDPSLFAQEVRNCAGSSVMLGLWSAKGQRTRALHVPVPADTASLGLTLQWTPLSVVSNIWHVLDVPANSPADTAGLLPYSDYILGTPEGVLHGESGLSELVEDHIGRPLRLYVYNNEYNVTREVTIQPSRDWGGEGALGCVLGYGALHRIPAPLSEPVQAPGETLFDGSESGGGIPQFGAAPRSFSPFVPAATTATPPPPSSSADFLVPAQLLSPPPTTGGTAPPRGKKKERGHHTGPNLMDDYFKEQEKKSRELDNAPSRTASPLPPPPKTGGPPMGGPPRAGSIPPPKEGE; this is translated from the exons ATGTTCAACGCCCTCAACCGATTCATATCCCGTCTCGACGGTGATGCGCCTCCCCAGGCAAGAGAAACCCACAGCGGTTTCGGCTTCCAAGTCCTGcgcaacaccaacctcgagCTCTCCATCGAGCCATGGTTCGACTACGTAGTCGGCATCAACGGGCGCATGATT GAATCCtccgacccctccctcttcgcccaAGAAGTCCGCAACTGCGCCGGCTCCTCAGTGATGCTCGGCCTCTGGTCCGCCAAAGGCCAGCGCACACGCGCCCTCCAcgtccccgtccccgccGACACCGCCTCCCTAGGCCTCACCCTCCAATGGACCCCGCTCTCCGTTGTCTCCAACATCTGGCACGTCCTCGACGTCCCCGCCAACTCCCCCGCCGACACCGCTGGCCTCCTCCCCTATAGTGATTACATCCTCGGCACCCCCGAGGGCGTCCTCCACGGCGAATCCGGCCTCTCCGAGCTGGTAGAAGACCACATCGGCCGCCCCCTCCGCCTCTACGTCTACAACAACGAATACAACGTCACGCGCGAGGTCACCATCCAGCCCTCGCGTgactggggaggagagggagctcTCGGCTGCGTCCTCGGCTATGGCGCCCTACATCGCATCCCTGCCCCTCTTAGCGAGCCAGTTCAAGCTCCCGGTGAGACTCTTTTTGATGGCAGTGAATCTGGTGGTGGCATCCCTCAGTTCGGCGCTGCCCCAAGGTCATTCTCACCTTTTGTTCCGGCGGCTACCACAGctactcctccccctccatcctcctcggcagaCTTTCTTGTCCCGGCTCAACTACTTAGCCCGCCTCCAACAACAGGCGGTACTGCACCACCCCGAggcaaaaagaaggaaaggggCCACCATACGGGACCGAATCTCATGGACGATTACTTCAAGGaacaggaaaagaagagcaGAGAATTGGACAACGCGCCAAGTCGAACTGCCTCACCGTtgccacctcccccaaaaaccGGAGGGCCACCAATGGGAGGGCCGCCCAGGGCTGGAAGCATACCTCCACCCAAGGAGGGAGAGTGA
- a CDS encoding hypothetical protein (EggNog:ENOG503P3RA; COG:S), translating to MAVVAPPPLLKSKLDLWESSESAIYPAVPPSAPMTDIMSYQYPPPPQNGADMDMSPSGYYPNYSVSSHTSSGMDSGVPSRDRSDSMRIKRSLSTPAVGPSPSQAPAPQSTASQQSTAQGQDPLGLAGEKRRNKLGYHRTSVACGHCRRRKIRCIPSQNDVQGRCMNCIRLKKDCSFFPVDQQPPPDTRQKSASRSSVGPKIASASSSPAMQSGMPSDMHGQQPYSQLTIPSMPPPMKPAGSEAYTPDTKIPSSASSSRAYDYGQSGITNWMADASPSSSKPSDLSTNWRTYPAESPITPAFSPYTPHAPPPSATWSTPVGSEPARDDLAWSSSYPAPPPRSLSFGAESVSSQSQYPSISHVSNHSSRDYSRKASSMSTDMYPAPISTAIPGVDTTPGSTPTHGLALSAGAAPSSAYGTWQQPYPYSKPSDGYGGAWVYQESGHPGDQHSTEHAYYER from the exons ATGGCAGTCGTTGCTCCGCCACCCCTATTAAAATCGAAGTTGGACCTCTGGGAATCAAGCGAATCCGCTATATATCCTGCCGTACCACCTTCAGCGCCCATGACAGACATAATGTCATACCAAtatccgccgccgcctcaaAACGGCGCTGACATGGACATGTCGCCATCGGGATACTATCCCAACTATTCAGTCTCTTCACACACATCATCAGGAATGGATTCGGGGGTCCCATCCAGAGACCGTTCAGACTCGATGAGAATCAAAAGGTCACTATCGACGCCGGCCGTCggcccatctccatcccagGCCCCGGCACCCCAATCCACGGCATCGCAGCAGTCGACAGCCCAAGGCCAGGACCCGCTTGGGCTGGcaggagaaaagagaagaaacaaGCTTGGCTATCATCGGACATCAGTCGCATGTG GCCACTGCCGCCGGCGGAAGATTAGGTGTATACCTTCCCAAAACGACGTGCAGGGTCGATGCATGAACTGCATTCGACTCAAAAAGGACTGCAGTTTCTTCCCAGTagatcaacaaccacctccagACACGAGACAAAAGTCGGCGTCGAGGTCGTCTGTTGGACCCAAAATCGCTTCAGCCTCTTCATCGCCGGCCATGCAGAGTGGAATGCCGTCCGACATGCATGGACAACAGCCCTATTCCCAACTCACCATACCATCAATGCCTCCGCCGATGAAGCCAGCTGGCTCCGAAGCCTACACCCCTGATACCAAGA TCCCTTCGAGCGCTTCGAGCTCTCGAGCGTACGATTATGGGCAGTCCGGGATAACAAACTGGATGGCAGATGCTAGCCCGAGCTCCTCTAAACCGAGCGATTTGAGTACCAACTGGCGAACTTATCCGGCTGAATCCCCCATAACGCCGGCTTTTTCCCCATACACGCCACACGCACCGCCTCCATCCGCAACCTGGTCAACGCCCGTAGGCTCCGAGCCTGCTCGTGACGATCTGGCCTGGTCATCGTCGTACCCGGCGCCGCCACCCCGATCATTGTCCTTTGGTGCCGAGAGCGTCTCGAGTCAAAGCCAGTACCCATCGATTTCGCATGTCAGCAACCACTCGAGTCGAGATTACAGTCGAAAAGCCAGCTCCATGTCTACCGACATGTATCCTGCCCCCATCTCAACCGCAATTCCCGGCGTTGATACGACTCCCGGATCGACGCCAACTCATGGTCTGGCGCTTTCCGCTGGGGCTGCCCCATCATCTGCCTATGGAACCTGGCAGCAGCCATACCCATATTCCAAACCCAGTGATGGTTATGGGGGAGCGTGGGTATATCAAGAATCGGGGCATCCAGGAGATCAGCATTCGACTGAGCACGCCTATTATGAGCGATAG
- a CDS encoding hypothetical protein (COG:S; EggNog:ENOG503P5CT) has protein sequence MKPIVGAVQAWSCVVISLFALVVLGILGILFNKNHPELVGGGEDPENGPEVASTIFTAIIIYIGFIVFCGFQGLLHVRQSRRGSIAL, from the exons ATGAAGCCTATCGTCGGCGCCGTGCAGGCATGGTCTTG CGTTGTGATTTCTCTCTTcgccctcgtcgtcctcggtATTCTCGGCATTCTCTTCAACAAGAATCACCCAGAGCTcgtcggcggtggtgaggaccCCGAGAACGGACCAGAAGTTGCTTCTACCATCTTCACTGCTATTATCATCTACATC GGGTTCATTGTCTTCTGCGGCTTCCAGGGTCTCCTGCACGTACGCCAAAGCCGACGGGGCTCGATTGCGCTATAA
- the OST2 gene encoding oligosaccharyltransferase complex subunit epsilon (COG:I; BUSCO:EOG09265JA7; EggNog:ENOG503P5BN): MAQKRNNANRGVSPNPKTATTTSSSTTTPPLPPTPNPAAPIPGSSRPTSSHSATTTSAKTSASAPVAQTWDKVVSNLTTHYQKSTPQRTKLLDAFMAFLVVVGVLQFVYCVLAGNYPFNAFLSGFSATVGQFVLTASLRIQTTEANKKDFPAVSPERAFADYVVCSLILHFFCVNFIN; this comes from the exons ATGGCCCAAAAACGCAACAACGCCAACCGCGGCGTCTCGCCAAACCCAAAgacagccaccaccacctcttcctcaaccaccaccccccccctccctccaacccccaaccctgCCGCTCCCATCCCAGGAAGCAGCAGACCAACATCCTCCCactccgccaccaccacctcagccaaaacctccgcctccgcgcCCGTCGCCCAGACCTGGGACAAGGTTGTCTCCAACCTGACAACCCACTACCAGAAATCCACACCCCAGCGGACGAAGCTGCTCGATGCGTTTATGgccttcttggtggtggtgggggtccTGCAGTTTGTGTATTGTGTCTTGGCGGGGAATTAC CCCTTCAACGCCTTCCTCTCCGGCTTCAGCGCGACAGTCGGGCAGTTTGTTCTCACCGCGTCGCTGCGCATTCAGACCACCGAGGCGAATAAGAAGGACTTTCCGGCGGTTTCTCCCGAGAG GGCGTTTGCGGATTACGTCGTCTGCAGTTTAATCCTGCATTTCTTCTGCGTGAACTTTATCAACTAG
- the tgs1 gene encoding putative diacylglycerol O-acyltransferase tgs1 (COG:S; BUSCO:EOG0926306O; EggNog:ENOG503P0ET) produces MGQEQSVTERDKASPSPSVVAGSTLPRSPTKHAGTALNSRIQPHTNRVTKKRPQKIRKDTRERKTIPFGGIPIPHRPPFEPEPKQTAMSIMKPVVGKLPLTDECLHYVDVCEVPQNLQKYFHQRYSIFKFYDYDIRLTNDAWFGITPEPLALRLANDLPSHLYSTPRRTTIVDLFGGAGGNTIAFALSEKWEHVISIERDASTLACAQHNAEVYGVSGYITFIHGDCLDFLDRLKHHPETLDLSLREKCDMSQTVLFASPPWGGVDYKEQDVFDLSTMEPYNLEVLHKACSPMEHALYLPRTSDLRQIAKLAPKGEKIEVVQYCMDGASKAMVVLIPEAMPELT; encoded by the exons ATGGGCCAAGAACAGTCTGTGACTGAGCGCGACAAGGCGTCACCAAGTCCAAGTGTAGTGGCAGGCTCCACACTGCCGCGTTCACCAACCAAACACGCTGGAACAGCACTCAACTCCAGAATTCAACCTCACACCAACAGGGTCACCAAGAAACGTCCTCAGAAAATCAGAAAAGAtacgagagagagaaaaacgATCCCATTTGGCGGCATACCCATCCCTCACCGACCCCCATTTGAGCCAGAGCCCAAACAGACCGCCATGTCCATCATGAAACCCGTCGTTGGCAAACTGCCACTCACAGACGAATGTCTTCACTACGTTGATGTGTGTGAGGTGCCGCAAAATCTTCAAAA GTATTTCCACCAGCGCTACTCAATATTCAAATTCTATGACTATGATATCCGCCTCACAAACGATGCTTGGTTTGGCATCACCCCAGAACCCCTAGCCTTGAGGCTCGCCAACGACCTGCCTTCACATCTCTACTCCACCCCACGGCGCACGACCATAGTTGACCTCTTTGGCGGTGCTGGCGGCAACACGATCGCCTTTGCCCTCTCAGAAAAATGGGAGCATGTCATCTCCATCGAGCGCGATGCCTCCACTCTCGCATGCGCCCAACACAACGCCGAGGTATACGGCGTCTCCGGATACATCACCTTTATCCATGGTGACTGCCTCGACTTTTTGGATCGTCTAAAGCATCACCCAGAAACACTGGATTTATCACTACGAGAAAAGTGTGATATGAGTCAGACCGTTCTGTTTGCATCGCCACCATGGGGAGGAGTGGACTATAAGGAGCAGGATGTGTTCGACCTGAGCACCATGGAGCCGTACAACCTCGAGGTACTACACAAGGCTTGCAGTCCTATGGAGCATGCTTTGTATTTGCCTAGGACGAGCGATTTGAGGCAGATTGCAAAGCTGGCTCCGAAAGGTGAGAAGATAGAAGTGGTGCAGTATTGTATGGATGGGGCGAGTAAAGCGATGGTTGTTTTGATCCCAGAAGCGATGCCGGAGTTAACTTGA